In Liquorilactobacillus nagelii DSM 13675, the following proteins share a genomic window:
- a CDS encoding alcohol dehydrogenase catalytic domain-containing protein, which produces MKQQAAVIYGKKDVRFEKIPITEPAETEVQIKVAYNGICGSDIHEYLDGMDLAINSHPLTGKKVPLVPGHEFAGTVVNVGKKITKLQIGDRVAVEPMIACGKCAACLAGNYNLCSRAIGKDNSAGFLGFCANGGLEEYCNVAEIFAHKLPTDFPLDLGALVEPTSVAVQAVLRAGLKAGDNILIQGAGPIGLFTLLVAQAAGAHNIIINDLSDQRLALAKSLGANAVLHENNPIDLQQKVNQLTGNQGVNLAFECAGVQATLAGALNALGQNGTLMVVALFGTEPQIDVRGLLKKGGRLLTSYGYANVFERSIGIIDNNREAFKKIITKKIKLPQLIDEGILALAHDKQQAKILVKLTN; this is translated from the coding sequence ATGAAACAGCAAGCTGCCGTTATTTATGGAAAAAAAGATGTTCGTTTCGAAAAAATACCAATTACTGAGCCTGCAGAAACTGAAGTTCAAATTAAAGTTGCTTATAATGGAATTTGTGGAAGTGATATCCATGAATATCTTGACGGAATGGATCTAGCCATTAATTCTCATCCTTTAACTGGAAAAAAGGTACCATTAGTTCCGGGGCACGAATTCGCTGGTACTGTTGTCAATGTAGGGAAAAAAATTACTAAATTACAAATCGGTGACCGCGTTGCAGTTGAACCAATGATTGCCTGTGGCAAATGTGCTGCCTGTTTAGCTGGGAATTATAATTTATGCAGTCGTGCAATCGGCAAAGATAATTCCGCTGGTTTTTTAGGCTTTTGTGCAAACGGTGGTTTAGAAGAGTATTGCAACGTGGCTGAAATTTTTGCCCATAAGCTACCAACTGATTTTCCACTTGATTTAGGTGCACTAGTTGAACCAACTTCAGTTGCAGTTCAAGCTGTTTTACGTGCTGGACTTAAGGCCGGCGATAATATTTTAATTCAAGGTGCTGGACCGATTGGCCTTTTCACCCTCTTAGTTGCACAAGCAGCTGGAGCACATAATATTATCATTAACGATCTCTCAGATCAACGATTGGCTTTGGCTAAATCCCTAGGAGCAAATGCAGTTTTACATGAAAATAATCCAATTGACCTACAACAAAAGGTGAACCAACTAACTGGTAATCAAGGAGTTAATTTAGCATTCGAATGCGCTGGTGTTCAAGCAACCCTTGCGGGGGCGCTTAATGCTCTCGGACAAAATGGAACTTTGATGGTAGTTGCTCTTTTTGGTACAGAACCCCAGATTGATGTTCGCGGACTCTTAAAAAAAGGCGGCCGTTTATTAACTTCATATGGTTATGCTAATGTTTTTGAACGTTCAATTGGAATCATTGACAATAATCGTGAAGCTTTCAAAAAAATTATTACCAAAAAGATTAAACTACCACAATTAATCGATGAAGGTATTTTGGCGCTTGCACATGACAAACAGCAAGCAAAAATTCTCGTTAAACTCACAAACTAA
- a CDS encoding ABC transporter ATP-binding protein: MLKTTNLTYQYSKQERKLFSDINLEFNSGKVYAIIGRSGAGKTTFLSLLAGLDSPTAGKIEYQGKDLKKIGLSNYRRNDTSMVFQAYNLFDYMTAVENILTALDLTSSSHRGNRAFVLELLKKIGIDEQLANKKIGLLSGGQQQRVAIARAMACDAKLILADEPTGNLDEQNTQEVVKLLLELAHKEQRCVIIVTHENDVAERCDVQIELRKGKLNVIEGPNMVLKI; the protein is encoded by the coding sequence ATGCTGAAAACAACAAATTTAACTTATCAATATAGTAAGCAAGAACGAAAATTATTTTCTGATATCAACTTAGAGTTTAACAGTGGCAAAGTGTACGCCATTATTGGACGTAGTGGTGCTGGTAAGACAACTTTTTTATCTTTGTTGGCCGGACTCGACTCGCCGACTGCTGGAAAAATTGAATATCAAGGTAAGGACTTAAAGAAAATTGGTCTATCAAATTACCGCCGAAATGACACATCTATGGTCTTTCAAGCTTACAATTTATTTGATTATATGACAGCAGTCGAAAATATTTTAACAGCATTAGATTTGACTTCTTCAAGTCATCGCGGTAATCGGGCATTTGTGTTGGAATTATTAAAAAAAATCGGAATTGATGAACAACTAGCTAATAAAAAGATTGGCTTATTATCTGGTGGACAACAGCAACGTGTAGCAATTGCAAGAGCAATGGCTTGTGATGCCAAATTGATTTTGGCAGATGAGCCAACTGGAAACTTAGATGAACAAAATACGCAAGAGGTGGTTAAACTATTACTGGAGCTAGCACATAAGGAACAACGTTGTGTAATTATTGTCACGCATGAAAATGATGTTGCTGAAAGATGTGATGTGCAAATTGAATTACGCAAAGGAAAACTTAATGTGATTGAGGGACCTAATATGGTGTTAAAAATTTGA
- a CDS encoding ABC transporter permease, which translates to MRIQAMIKRILLEMVRDKRTLALMFLAPLLILTLMYFLFQSNTQQNVTLGIRNVEPSITRELKGKHIKLKKIKSKQSAIGLIRQRNYAGVLEQKDQKLKLTLQNSDQSKSAILRQTLQQAQIKLKFKAADTALRRQRQVIKQQQQVIKEFAQLTKQTEGSVVVKSKNQSLKTFDNYSVRTHYLYGSSHSTYFDTLLPIMIGFVVFFFVFLISGIALLRERTTGTLMRVLATPIKRAEIITGYLAGYGLFAVVQTCLIVGYSLLVFKIQIIGSLGLVFLINLCLAFVALALGLFISTFAQSEFQMVQFIPVVVIPQIFFSGIIPIAQMPNWLQPVAKIMPLYYGADAMSGVITRGSGWNSVGMQISVLIIFAILFLLLNSITLRRFRQV; encoded by the coding sequence ATGCGAATTCAGGCAATGATTAAACGAATCTTATTAGAGATGGTTCGTGATAAGCGGACTTTAGCTTTAATGTTTCTAGCACCATTATTAATTCTAACCTTGATGTATTTTTTATTTCAATCAAATACTCAGCAGAATGTAACACTTGGAATACGCAATGTTGAACCAAGTATAACTAGAGAATTAAAAGGTAAACATATCAAACTTAAAAAAATTAAATCCAAGCAAAGTGCTATTGGATTAATTCGGCAAAGAAATTATGCTGGTGTTTTGGAACAAAAAGATCAGAAATTAAAATTGACATTGCAAAATAGCGATCAGAGTAAAAGTGCTATTTTACGGCAAACGCTACAGCAGGCGCAAATTAAATTGAAGTTTAAAGCGGCTGATACTGCCTTACGTCGACAGCGTCAGGTGATAAAACAACAACAGCAAGTTATTAAAGAGTTTGCCCAGCTTACCAAGCAAACTGAAGGTTCAGTGGTAGTTAAGAGTAAAAACCAGTCCTTAAAGACTTTTGATAATTATTCAGTTAGAACTCATTATTTGTATGGTAGTAGTCATTCAACTTATTTTGATACGCTATTGCCAATTATGATTGGTTTTGTTGTCTTCTTCTTTGTTTTTTTAATTTCGGGGATTGCTTTGTTACGCGAACGAACTACGGGAACACTAATGCGTGTTTTAGCCACTCCAATCAAACGTGCAGAGATTATTACAGGCTATCTTGCAGGCTATGGTTTATTTGCAGTAGTGCAAACGTGTTTGATTGTGGGTTATAGCTTGCTAGTTTTTAAAATACAAATTATTGGCAGCTTAGGACTAGTTTTTTTGATAAATCTATGTTTAGCTTTTGTGGCGCTAGCGTTAGGTTTGTTTATTTCCACCTTTGCCCAATCGGAATTTCAAATGGTGCAATTTATACCTGTCGTGGTAATTCCACAAATTTTCTTTTCTGGAATTATTCCCATTGCCCAAATGCCCAATTGGTTACAACCAGTTGCTAAAATTATGCCGCTTTATTATGGAGCTGATGCAATGAGTGGGGTTATTACTCGTGGATCAGGTTGGAACAGTGTTGGAATGCAAATCTCAGTTTTAATTATTTTTGCAATTTTATTTTTGCTGTTAAATTCAATTACTTTACGGCGTTTTCGCCAAGTTTGA
- a CDS encoding ABC transporter permease, giving the protein MNFIKRAWLNVIRKRGRTLLLILITSAILLFVLSGLMIQSAAEKAVQNAKESAGTTVTLSANRENAFRQMRKQKQGRTELNLASVNLKKAKKIASSKYVKSYNVLSSTTATAKSFKAIKTTTGSSGSSPQGGPMNGNSSNKTSLSLSGVTATSVTSAFTDGDNKIVSGRGITTSDQGTNHVVIEKELAKENNISVGDQIKIKSNSKTVTLKVVGIYRASSSSTSQMQQSDPSNTLYLASNYVSELKGSSNQADSVVYTMKNPAKAAAFIKQEKTLINTSKFSLTTNDTLYQTMLTPLNNIKSFAQKIVWLVGLAGTIILTLIVILMVRERRYESGILLALGERKGKIVLQFLVELLMVLVVSSVIAVGGGKYAGNLLSKQLVQQATTQTVSSNTKRLNNSQLGGGNNSGMSQGMNNPGQFGGATSQNQQQTTNLKLSLSIKTIVEVIGFGLLIITISILLGTINLLRLPPKKILTH; this is encoded by the coding sequence ATGAATTTTATTAAACGAGCTTGGCTAAATGTTATCCGTAAACGTGGTAGGACATTGTTATTAATTTTGATTACATCAGCAATTTTATTATTTGTTCTATCAGGTTTAATGATTCAATCAGCGGCGGAAAAAGCTGTTCAAAATGCGAAAGAAAGCGCTGGTACAACAGTAACGCTGAGTGCCAATCGTGAAAATGCATTTCGCCAAATGCGTAAACAAAAGCAAGGTCGGACTGAATTAAATTTGGCTAGTGTTAACTTAAAAAAAGCTAAGAAAATTGCTAGCTCAAAATACGTTAAAAGTTATAACGTTCTAAGCAGTACAACGGCAACTGCCAAATCTTTTAAAGCAATCAAAACTACCACTGGTTCTTCTGGTTCTTCGCCCCAAGGAGGTCCAATGAATGGTAATAGTAGCAATAAAACCAGTCTGTCATTGAGTGGAGTAACAGCAACTTCAGTTACAAGTGCTTTTACTGATGGAGATAATAAAATTGTTTCTGGGCGAGGAATAACTACCTCTGATCAAGGTACAAATCATGTAGTAATTGAAAAAGAGTTGGCTAAAGAAAACAATATTTCAGTTGGTGATCAAATTAAGATTAAGTCTAACAGCAAAACAGTTACTCTAAAAGTTGTGGGAATTTATCGAGCAAGTTCAAGTTCAACAAGTCAAATGCAACAAAGCGATCCCTCAAATACGCTTTATTTAGCTAGCAACTATGTTAGTGAGTTAAAAGGTAGTAGCAATCAGGCTGATTCGGTGGTTTACACAATGAAAAATCCGGCAAAAGCAGCTGCATTCATCAAACAAGAAAAAACATTAATTAATACCAGCAAGTTTTCTTTAACAACGAACGACACATTGTATCAAACCATGCTAACACCTTTAAATAATATTAAAAGCTTTGCACAAAAAATTGTTTGGTTAGTTGGTTTAGCAGGAACAATTATCTTAACACTAATTGTTATTTTAATGGTGCGCGAACGTCGTTATGAGTCAGGTATTCTGTTAGCTCTTGGGGAACGAAAAGGCAAGATAGTACTACAATTTTTAGTTGAACTATTAATGGTCTTGGTTGTTTCTTCAGTAATAGCTGTTGGTGGAGGAAAGTATGCAGGTAATTTGCTGTCTAAACAATTGGTTCAACAAGCAACGACACAAACCGTATCTTCAAACACTAAACGCTTAAATAATTCACAATTGGGTGGTGGAAATAATAGTGGAATGTCGCAAGGAATGAATAATCCAGGCCAATTTGGAGGGGCTACAAGTCAGAATCAGCAACAAACAACAAATCTAAAATTAAGTTTGAGCATTAAAACAATTGTCGAAGTAATCGGATTTGGTTTGTTAATTATTACAATTTCAATTTTACTGGGAACCATCAATCTTTTGCGGTTACCACCGAAAAAAATATTAACACACTAA
- a CDS encoding TetR/AcrR family transcriptional regulator, protein MVVNDVQSLFSASLDELELTEKQKAVLRASLQLFAKKGFADTSTREIAELAGVAEGTVYKQFKTKDGILAAIITPFIQQVVPKAATEFLVSIEQSASLNLEQFLRTIIINRLTFVSDNLPQLRIFIQQALTKPELLQQFGKMLTSLIAGPLGKQLQKYQKTGELVNLSLTRIVQYIITTILGYGLAAILADQPLEIKKASDEAVVFLLHGLKK, encoded by the coding sequence ATGGTGGTTAATGATGTTCAATCTCTGTTTTCGGCTAGTTTAGATGAACTGGAGTTAACCGAAAAACAAAAAGCTGTTTTACGAGCTAGTTTGCAACTTTTTGCGAAAAAGGGCTTTGCAGATACAAGTACGCGCGAAATTGCAGAATTAGCTGGTGTAGCGGAGGGAACAGTTTATAAACAATTTAAGACTAAAGATGGAATTTTAGCTGCGATTATTACACCTTTTATTCAACAAGTCGTACCTAAAGCAGCAACAGAGTTTTTAGTTTCAATCGAACAATCAGCAAGTTTAAATTTAGAACAGTTTCTAAGAACAATTATTATTAATCGGTTGACTTTTGTTAGTGATAATCTGCCACAACTGAGAATTTTTATTCAGCAGGCTTTGACTAAGCCAGAACTGTTGCAACAATTTGGGAAAATGTTAACTAGCTTAATTGCTGGACCCTTGGGGAAACAATTGCAGAAGTACCAAAAAACAGGAGAATTAGTTAACTTGTCATTGACACGCATTGTTCAATATATCATAACGACGATTTTAGGATATGGTTTAGCAGCTATTTTAGCTGATCAACCTTTAGAAATAAAAAAAGCAAGTGATGAAGCAGTCGTATTTTTATTGCATGGTTTAAAAAAATAA
- a CDS encoding ABC transporter ATP-binding protein, which translates to MKATIEVKDLQQGYGQKTVLNQINLSLMPGKILALIGPSGSGKTTLVNSIMGMLQPQKGTVRVLDQPVPDRQLLSRIGYMAQTDALYQSLSAQENLAFFGALQGLRKQQLQAQINYAAKIVRLNSSLNQLVKNFSGGMKRRLSLAIALLAVPDLLILDEPTVGIDPELRQHIWLELHHLAAQGKTILLTTHVMEDAEQADQILMIRQGAVIAQGKPQELVKEYQVTSIEEVFLTAGRKQDANSGND; encoded by the coding sequence ATGAAAGCAACAATTGAAGTCAAAGATTTACAACAGGGGTATGGACAGAAAACAGTTTTAAACCAAATCAATTTGAGCTTGATGCCAGGTAAAATTTTGGCATTAATTGGACCAAGTGGCTCAGGGAAAACAACCTTAGTTAATTCAATTATGGGGATGTTGCAGCCGCAGAAGGGTACTGTCCGAGTTTTAGATCAACCAGTCCCAGATCGTCAGTTGTTGAGCCGGATTGGTTATATGGCTCAAACTGATGCATTATACCAATCACTGTCAGCGCAAGAAAATTTAGCTTTTTTTGGAGCGCTTCAAGGGCTAAGAAAACAACAATTGCAAGCACAAATCAATTATGCAGCTAAAATTGTTCGATTAAATAGCTCTTTAAATCAACTGGTTAAAAACTTTTCTGGTGGAATGAAGCGCCGCTTGTCTTTGGCAATTGCATTGCTAGCTGTTCCTGATTTATTAATTTTAGATGAGCCTACGGTTGGAATTGATCCGGAATTACGTCAGCATATTTGGTTGGAACTTCATCATTTAGCGGCACAAGGAAAAACAATTTTATTGACGACACATGTGATGGAAGATGCCGAGCAAGCTGACCAAATTTTGATGATTCGACAGGGAGCGGTTATTGCGCAAGGCAAGCCGCAAGAATTAGTGAAAGAATATCAAGTAACATCTATTGAAGAAGTTTTTTTGACAGCTGGGAGGAAACAAGATGCGAATTCAGGCAATGATTAA